The segment taGCAGAAGGTGAGGCTAGATATGTACTGGAGAGTCAATGGTGTGAGATCCAGGAGACCATGATTTTAACTTTTATCTGGAGTGACTTGAAAGTTACTCAAGCATTCTGAGAATTGGCTGAAGGGGGGCAACCTAGAAGAGAGATGATGAGAGCCATGTGGGGCTGAGAAATTGTGTCTCCAGAGGAACCACATAGATCTGACATAGAAATTGTCACTGATCCTGGACTTTAAATCTGATTAGATGGGATGGTTGGGTTTCTTCTTTCAGGAGGGGGTGAAGGTATCCTATGTGTGAAAAGAAGAGTATAAACGTATAATTGGTGGCCGGTGCCAAAATCCACTTCTGGTTCTTCCGGGACACATAGCCAATTTACCTGCCCAGCCTCCCTTGAAGGTAGGTGTGGCTATGGGACTGGCCAGGCTACGGGCAATGCAATTTGAGTGGAGAGGTGCGTGGTACTTCCATGCCCGGCCCATAAACACTGCCCATTTTTGCTCATTTGTTGCCTTTTCCTCTGCTGGCTCACAGGGATGATTCACCAGGGTGAACCTGAAAGCCAAGTACAGCCAGATGCTGCCTGGCAATGGAATTTAGCATGAATGACCCTCATTCAGAACACAAGCCCTGCCCAGCTGAGGCAACagtcatattaaaataaataagcttccCCCAATATTGCATCCCAGTCCCCTATGGTCATGCCTTTAAGCCCCAAATCTGAAGGGAAATCAGCCCCTCAGCTCTTGTGAGCCCAGCTGCCTTAGAATTTCCAAGGGGTGTTTGTCTAAGGGACTGATGCATTCTACCTCTTGGGGTAGATAAAAGAATTAATTGTGGAAAGCCTAGTTAACAGCATGCATAGTTGAATCTAAGTCTTTGGGTAGCTTGACAAGGGTGATAGATAGGAATGCATCTCTGATCCATCAACTTAAAAATCCTACGTGGGTTGGGGGTGACTCTTGGCGGGTAATTCACCCATTTCAATACTTTCAGTGGTTTAGGGACAGTTCTAGAACCCACAAGCGAGTGAGTTCAGGTTTCAAGGTAGAATTCCTCTTCTATGGCTTTATCCATGTTCCTGTGACCTACCCTCAATGACCATCTCATAAAAAGCACACCTAACCCAAGCCCCAAATGCCTGCAGCTTGAAACTGACCTTGCCACCTAGGTTTAAGGAAGGCTGTTGAGTCTCCTGACATTTTCACTGTAACATTGCCTCTGCTCCCTTCAGACCTGGCTATGTTGCCTCAAGCTTGTGGTTGCAGGATATCTCCTTATGTATATTAGAAATTGTGCCAGCCAGTTGTGGGTCCTATTCCTTGGTGAGGCTCTATACTACCAGACCCTTCCATATGAGAATTGTCCCTCTCCTACTCCATGTAATTCTGGTGGGGCTGTCAATCAATCAAGAGTTCCCACCTACAATAGTGGCCATAGGACCAACGATGACCAATCATAGTCCACTGAAGGGAGTTTCCACTGGTTCTCAGAGAGAATCTCGTTTTCTTAGATCACGAACCTGGATCTTCTGGGACCCTCTTTTCCACCACATTTTGTAAAGCCATGAAGTCATCGCTTTACACAGGTAAAGCAGGACTCAGAAGCTGGAGGGGGCAAAACAGGTTCCTAACGACAGCTGTTGATCAACTGGATCCAGCCCTGCCTCAAATCATTTTCCATACCCTTGAACGCAGTTGCATTAGCCAACACATCTTCTAAAATTTAACACATTCAGCTTGTATGAGTGGGATTCCTTACAACTATCACTTACAATTGGGGGTTCTATTAATGTTCCCATTCACTTGTTTAACTATAAGATGTCAAGGGAGTCTGCATATTTTCTTACTGGatacatttcttttccttatggACATGTATCCACTGCAGCCATCAGAAGCTCCTTCTTTCTTATACAATTCATTCTTTGAATCTACTGCCTTGTCTGCGGATAGCAAGTTAAATGGAGAAGATGAACAATATCTCCCAGATCATTTATCCCCATGAACTTTTCTCTAGAAGGCAGACTGTTGTGTTACTTTATCACCTTAGAGAATCCTTACTGAGAGGAGTTGTTTGAACAAGACCTTTGCATTCAACCCACTGTTTGGGACCTCACTGGGAGAGCCTCTACTCATCGTAACCCTGTATTTCCTTATTCACTGGAAAAGAGCTAATAGGGTCAATTCAAATGAACTTCACAGGTCCCTGAACTGCCTGCTTCCTAAGTTcttccatttttaactttttggtggTTGGTGCCATTTTAAGGGTTCCAATATTCCAGGCCAGTCATTAACACACCGTTTCTTTTCTACAATGCCCTTAGCTTCGGATCCATGAGTACAATGTGGGAATGATCCTTTAGGCCAGGGGTTGGCAAATGACAAAGCCAGATCCAGCCCATTTTGGTAGTTATTGGAACACCGGCACACCCATGCATTTATGTATTGTCCATGGCGGTTTTTGTAGTTGCTACAGAAACCATATGGCTGCAAagccaaaaattatttattatcagaCCCTTTACACAAAAAGTTTACTGACCTCTGCTCCAGATTAGCATTTCTTGATTGTTTCCTCATCCTAGCAGCACAAAAAATGGTACTCTGAGAAAAAAGGAATTAATATCTTGACAAGCCTTTGGGCATATTGTTTGGTAAAGTCTACTCTAGACCACTTGGGGCAGGACTTGACCTGGTATATACTTGGGATACCACTATCTGATAGCCTAGTCTTCTTTTTGACATATCTGGGTACCAGTACATGATCTACATCTTGGTTCTGTAGGTCCTATGTTTTGATCCCCATGTAGATTTTAATTTTGGTCAAGGCCAAGGTTATTTTTGTTcatgggtggtggtggtagtggtgaccTCCTGGGCACGCTGACTTCCTGTGCAACTGTCCCTGCAGCGTAAAATGAGACTTGTAAGAGCACAAAGATGCTCCCATCACTGGTGGGACCGATGGGAGCCATTTGTGGTTCAAAACCAATTACCAACGTATCTGTGCCTGAGTTACAGCGTGGCCCTGAATATGTGGTCAGAATTTGTTCCAGTTATCACAGCCACTTGCTCCTTTCCTTCAAGCAGTGCCACAGTGAAGTCACTATGGGCATAGAGAGCATAGTTAATGCCCATATTCTGAACTGACATCCCAGGGCCCTTGATACGAACTGGTGTCCATGGAATACATACCTCTGTATTCCAACCACACCAAATGTGGAATCCTTAAACGCCCACCATATTTTGAGGTCCTATCAATATTCTCTCaccttttctcattttattaggGCATACATTCATTGCAGAAGCCATGACAGAAGCGGCTGTCCACTCTTTATATCGCCATAGAGAAGAAAAGGGGGTTAAGGACCATTCACACCAACAGAAAGAATGAAACTGCAAGTTTATTtgaaagtataaaatttaaaaaaacctaatcaaaaaacaaaaagcaaccacACACAACCTTTCCAGTTTACATCAACTTTGAATGTCACACATGATTTATTTACCACttgcttgcatttttttaaaatgtcaatttcaaAGTAGAAGGAGTTGAGGGCAGGTGATAATGATCATAGCTGAACGATTTTAATGCTAAAATAAAAAGGACTCACTGATCTCATTTGAGAAAAGAGAGCAGGGATGGTTTTCTGATTGGCATAGATTTAGGCCGtgtataaaaaaaaatcctggttggaatgagttaaaaaataatgctggCCACTTATTTGCTATTTTgagtaggggaaaaaaacaaaacaaaaaacccctgcaGCTTTGGTGTcctatttatatctttttaaaaacagccatttaaaaaaatcaaatctataataaaaacatccctgtgtttgttttaaaaaacaacattaACAGGCTCTCCTTATGCTACTAAGGCCATTTCTTTCCTAAGATGCCTGGAAGCTGAAAAGCACGTGAGATTAATTCACCGCACGATTAATTAAATTAGAATCCTTTCCTCTAAACAACTTCCAGAGCACCAGAAAGAAGCAGGGGCCaccaaagggagaaaagaagccaCTCTGGCTCACAGGAGATGAAATATTCAGCTAGAGTTCCTCACATACTCTGGCTGCCACCAAAAGTTCTTTCTTCACTGGATTACTCAGAAAATAactcatgttattttaaaaatgaaagatgtaGACAACTGTGTTCCTTTTcttaacttaaaataaaaatcaccaagTGGCTAGCTTTCCTGTAACACACTTtgaatttggttaaaaaaaaaaagtctgcagaaTAGGATCATTGAATGCCACTTCATCCCCCCTCCTGCAGGCTCCGTTTGAATAGCATCAAAGAGGTTACTGACCACGTGGAAAGCAGCTCTGCATGGGTGACAGCTGCCCGGAGTGGCTCCACTTGGCTCCAGTTTTGTCCCCCCCCAGCCATTAGTGTAGTTTCTTGACGAATAACATCTACGTTTCCACCCATGACTTCCTGAGGGGGTTGACACCGTGGCTGGCTGGgcacagagaaagaggaaagctaCCATAAACACAAAGCCTATGAGCCGAGGGAGAAAGGCGTCCCTCTTACGGCATCCTTCAAGAACTCGATAAATAATAACTCAAAGTGCAACAATGCACAGACGCCTGGCACACAGGGCAGTCTGGGGGTACTTGTTACTAGCGCGCTCAGCGGGACAAAGGCACGATCTCCTTTTGCATCTTTGCTTGGACCTCactaatggaaaaacaaacaaacaaaagacagctCTCCTATACACATATAAATAGTCCCTTAActagaagggaaaaaacaaacacactgtttcaaatgcatttctaagagattaaaaaaaaaaaaaaagtccaaatggCAAATCTTGACTCCAAACTATTAGCCACATCTGTCAGAGGAGAAACTATGGGATGCTCGGAGAGGCCTGAGCCTCTCTCTGATTCCAGCCCTAACCCTACATTGCAGCGCTGGAATCTGGGCCTTGGGAAGGGGGGGTGAGTGCAGCCCAGGAATCCAGGCTCTCTCGGGGGAGGTACTGAATTAGGTTCTCACGTTGAGTTAGAACCTACAGTGTTCTCAAGTCCGAATGCACAGGTAAAATGACTTCTGAGTGTCTGGGGGACTTAGGGGGCGAGTGTTGAAGCTGCATGAGTGGGCAAGGCAGGCTGGGTGTGCCTTACAGGGACAAAGGGCCAGATCAGATTTCTGGGCAACTCAGGTTTAGTACTCATCCCTGGTTTATGGGCAGGTCACAGCTGGGAGGGAGACAATCCAGAAACCAGGGAAAGGATTGTGGACCGAAGCAGACCCAGGATCTTGGCAGCCTGTATTTTAGGAGCTGAGAGCTCAGATAAGCTCATGGTGGGGCTCCCTGCCTGTTCTGGGATGAGGCTGATGATATATGACGCTGGAGAAAGCTCTCGAAACAAGGATTCTCGGACAAATTTTTAAATCCAGACTCTATCCAGACCTGATGGTTTCAGAGTCCTTCAGAAAACCAAAACGACACTGTGCGTCACTGCGTGACTCACGGCAACAGTGTTCTCTGGCCCCGACCCAGAGCAATGAACAGCCTAGTGCAAGGCGGGTTCTGATGCTCCCCTGGATTCTCTCTGGAGTGGCCAAACAATGACAGCCTCCTGGTAGGATCATCcaacccaaatctccaaatgGAGCTCTAAGGAAGCGGCCCACAGAGAATTTGGCCCAGTGTCCTCGGCCCTTCTGAGCACCCCAGACGGCACAAACACTGCTCTCTCAAGGGCTACCTAAGTACCGCACTCTCTGGCCGCCTACTCAGCAAGATTCCAGCAGGAACAGAATGATGTGGAGAGTGAGGCTGTGATCCTGGGCCCCGAAGGAAGAGTAACTGCCCAGAAAAGATGCACATACGTCAGGGCAActgagaggccagaacagtgccAGGTCGCCCTCCAAAGAACATCCCTGAAATCTGGGGAAGGAGGTGAACGGAGAGACAGCTGACACCCCACATCACTCCTCCAGGCATCCCGGGAGCTTCCCATGAGCGCAAGTTGTTAGGATGGTAACAAGTCAGAGAAGAGGAATCCATATGGACTTTGGAAGAGCTGGATTTTATACTTCTTCGGTGCCCTGGCTGGGTGCAGAGTCCCTAGGCTCCGTGGTGCCTTCCTGTGGGCCAGGCTGCCTCGGGCTGTGGCCCGTGTCTTCCATACTCAGGAGGCTGCTGGCTGCGTGGGAACTGGTGCTGTTGGCGCTGCCAGACCGGGAGCGGTAAGGGGGCAGGTAAGCTTGGTTCAGAGACTCGGTGTCTGAAGAGTAGGGCGGCGGAGGGAGGTCGTACCATGCGGGTCTGCGATGGAGAGAGCAggatggggcggggtggggggaaggcggggagaggagggggaagagaaaaCATTAGGAGCCCAGGCGCGGCAGGCAATGCCAACTCCCGCCCTTTTCTGAGCGGATGCTGACATCGGGAATGAGATTTTCCTTCCCAGGAGAAAGGCAATCCAAGGACCAGGAAAACCAGTGATTTGTAAGAAGACGAAAGGAACAGATAAAAGGTCAGCGTGCTCTGCCTGGCTTGTGCTGACTGGACAGTGCCAAAACCACAAGCTTTGGTAGGGAGAATTCTAAATACTCCCCGGCTCATCCTGGGGGGTTTGGCAGGGATTAACCTGGCCTGGTGTTTTGATAGAGCCCCTGACAGTCCACAGAACTGGGGGTCCTTACTGAAAGCCAACTCTTCCTGGCTGTGCGGACTTGGGTGAGAGGATATCCTGTCAAACCCTCAGTCTCCCTATCTATAGAAGGGAGTGATAATGACACCTTGCTTGCAATGAAATAacttaaaagacattttattttccgGCTCTCATTTATGGAAGGCTTACTACGAGTCAGGCACGGCGCCACCTACCTTACATCCCTTATTTAATGCTCATAAGAATTTTAGGAGAGAGCCATTACTTTCATGCCCATTGTACaggggagaaaactgaggcaaagggGCATTAAATGGCTTGCACAGGATCACAAACAACTAGTAAGCAGCAgtgctaggatttgaacccaggaattCTGTCTCCAGATGCAGCAGTTTTAACCTTGCTCTACACTGGATGGTCCAAATGAGTGAGGTCTTGGCACAGTTAGCCCGGGAACACTGCCTGCAAAGTGCCTTGTGCCACACATGGTGAGTCCTGGGCTCAATGGAAGAGGGATGCTGAGCAGGGTCCCTGCAGGGCAGGGGATGCTGAGAACCAAGAGGGGCTCAGGTAGCTCTAGTCCCGGGACTTCAAAGTGGGTTTTTTGGGTACCTTGGAGGTCaccaaaggagagaggaaggctgGGCAGGCAGGAATGAGGTCCACTACCGGCTCCAACTACAGAACTCTGggttttaactttatattttggGGCTCCTTGTACAGCTCCACCTGTGATAAAGGTTCTACTGCTTAACAAAGCTTGAGAGTTCTCTATGCCAcctcctttattttatagatgaagccAAGCAAAGTTAAGGaacttatttattcactcattcattcactcactcactcactcatccattcattcattcaactaggAACCAAACCTCGAGTATATACTGGGCACTGTTCTGAGGTAGTAGGTGAGTGCCCAGAGCTGGTCAGGGTCCTGGACGTGTGTCCGTGTGGCATtaccagggaggaggaaggatctGAACTGGCCAGGATCCTAGCGGTATGTCTTCAGATGAGTAACTttaaaatctcagttttctcGTCTATAAAACTGAGGCACATATAGAACCTCCCTCGGTGAGGGGCTGTGAGGACTGAATGCGATGATACACGTGGATCGTTTTGCAAAGACTCAGTAGAAGTCAAAAGCTGCCGCCGCCTTTGCAGCTGAATGCAGGCTCCTGAAGACCAGGATCCCAGGCACGTGCACATGTATGCCCGACCCCGCGTGGGATGACCTCCCTCCCCGAGTCTCTCTCAGCCAGCACGCACCTTTGGTCCAGCAGGGCCTCTGAGTAGGAGGGCGGGGAGCCCACTTCCGACGCGTTCTGCTCGGCTTGGCTGGCCACGTACTGGATTCCATTGTTGACGTTGTAGGTGACGTTGCAGCGGTGAGGGTGGTCCAGGACCACCAGGCGGGAGAGCAGCACGGGGTGCTGCAGCCGGTGCACTGGCAGCGTCATGAGGTTGTTGCGCTTCCGCTGGTGGTGCAGGACCAGAGCCAGCAGGGCCACGACCAGCACAAAGATGACGGAGCTGCCGATGATGGCATAGGTGATGCTGGGATAGTACACGAGCTGGTTCTCCGAGGTCACGAACACCTGCCCGCTGCCTGGTTCTGAGAAGCCCCAGAGgcgagagaaaaggagagaggttACCAAGTCGGCACACCCATCTGCTGCGAAGTCAGGCCCAGGACGGGAGTGCAAACGTTTGCAGGAGCACGGTTGACGACAGCCACAAAGCGGAAAGCACCTCAATGCCCATGGATCggtgaatgcataaacaaaatgtgggcTGCCCATACAACGGAATATAATCTGGCCGTAAAAAGTACTggtgcatgctacaacatggatgagcctccAAAAACGTGctaagcgggcttccctggtggcgccggggttgagagtccgcctgccgatgcaggacgcgggttcgagccccggtccgggaagattccacatgccgtggagcggctgggctcgtgagccatggccgctgagcctgcgcgtccggagcctgtgctccgcaacaagaggggccgcgaccgtgagaggcccgagcaccgcgatgaagagtggcccccggtcgccgcaactagagaaagccctcgcacagaaacgaagaccctgcacagcaaaaataaataaataaataaaattcaaagtacatttaaaaaaaacaaaaaacaaaacaagtgctAAGCAagataagccagacacaagagaCCACATAgtgtacgattccatttatatatgtccaagaaaggcaaatttatagagacaaaaagtcgacgaatggttgccaggggctgggggtgggaataTGGGGATTCACTGGTGGTGGGCATCTGGGGTCTTGCTGGGGCGATGGGAATGTTCTAAAACGGgatgtggtgatggctgcacaagtTGATACATTTACTAAAACTCATTGAGTTGTACAGTTAAAACGggcaaattttatgtcatgtaaattacacctcaataaagttgttaaaaaaaaaatcatccccgGGAAATATAATCTCCAGGGAACAGGAGTGATAGTTCCAGTGACAGAAATCAGTCTTTCTCTGGAAATTTACCATATCACATACGTGAGGAACACTGGCCAGTGTGTCTGGAGTTCCTTATGTCGGCAAAGTATTTATTTAACGCCCGGCCTTTGCCAAGCTTTCAAGATGGAGAgccagcagagcacaggctgaaatcatggactctggagccagactaggTTCAAATTCAAGCTATTCAGCTGACAGGCTGTGTGCCCTCTGGAAAGTGGTCAACCTCTCTGTGctgtaatttcctcatctgtgaaatggggatggtaTTAGTCCCCACCTCACTGGGCTGTCGTGGGCATGAAATGAGTGAAtaattatcaaacatttagaacaACAGCTGACACACTGCGGGTGTTCAGGACACGCAGATATGTATTTTATCACAGCTACTTGCCTCACAGCAACTCCGCGAAGTAGGTGCTGTAACTGCCTTCTTTTTAAGATGAAGAGAGGGAAGCTTGGAGAGCTTGGGTCCCTTGACCCAGGGTCACAGGGTTAGGAGGTAAGGGGCTGTGCCTGATTTGAGCCCTGtggtctgacttcagagcctTGTCTCTGACACTCTGCCCTGCAGCCCCCTACCAAGACCAGCTGGGCAATCGGCAGGCATTTCCTCAGAGGCCCTAGGACGAAGGTCTGGTACACGCCCCAGCCCTGCAGGCTGCCAGTTCCGTCCTCGCCACGTGTACTAAGGAGCCACACTTCAGACACTCAGGGGAGAGGCTTCCCCGTCAGCCGGACATACCTGGCAATGGTGGCCAGGCCCAGTCTGACACAGGACACCAGAGCGGCCCCTCCTCGTAGAAAGTTGGGGACCCTCTTTGCGGAAGATCCACAGCTACCCACAGCTGTGGCTCAGCTGCAAAAATAATCTAAATGCAGCCTAAGTGAGCAAGTCTGCAACCACACCCTGTGCCCCTTCAGCCTCTGAAGCAGTGAAGAGGTTTTAGTGGGTTCACAGTGGCCAATGTGTAGACAGACGTGAAGTGGCCGCACCGTCCACTGGCTGCTCGGGTCCTGGGCCCCTCATCGCTAGACTGCACATGCTCTGTTCATCGTGGATCTCCAGTGAGTAGGatggtgtctggcacagagtcGACACCCAATAAATGCATCCGACTCAACGAAAAAAAATATCTGTGTATTCACACCCCCTGGTAAGGCAGGTGCTATTATTAGTTTATTGTTCCTGTTTTTCAGATGAGCAAATTGACTCAGAGGTGAATTAAGTTGTCTAAGTGCAAAGAAGAACTAAGCAGAGGAGTCAGAACGAGAACCCAGATATTTCTCCTTCAAAAGTCCACGTGCTGTGAAACACAccatctcccctccttccccgaCACAAACAGTTCCTGATTCTCCCATCATCCTCATCTGACACAAAGAAAGATCTTCCCCCTCAAGCTCCAGGCGGTGTTAATTTTCGTTCCAGTCACACTCAGTCAGGGACTAAAGGCTATGATGATTCTCCAAGTTCCTGTCGGTCACTTTCAATGATGAACTGTACAGAAAGAAGCAAGCAAGATCCCAGAGGAGACGGTTACAGGAGAAAGGCAGTTCTGGATTCTTCTGGAGACAATGAGCTGTCACCCAGAGGTTCTACGGGAGTTCTGTCTGCTCTCAGCTTAGATAATTAAAAGCTGggcgggagggcttccctggtggcacagtggctgagagtccacctgccgatgcaggggacacgggttcgtgccccggtccggggagatcccacgtgctgcggagcggctgggcccatgagccatggccgctgagcctgcgcgtccggagcctgtgctctgcaacgggagaggccacaacagtgaggggcccgcgtaccgcaaaaaaaaataaataaataaaataaaatctgggtgggagcctgtgtgtgtgtgtgtgtgtgtgtgtgtgtgtgtgtgtgtgtgtgtgtgtgtgtgtgtgtgtgtgtttttcagaTTTCAGGCCTAAAAGAGAAGAGCCTCTTTATTTCATCTCTAGCACAGAGCTGAAGGGTCGAATTCTGGGGCCCTCACTTCTAGCTGCTACtcaagcaagttatttaacttttatgaGCCTAGGctgcctcatctttaaaatgccaGTGGTGCTGCGTAAATAGCAGTAGCTATCTCCTCGGATTATTGGCGGCGTAAAATACAACATACACACCAAGTGCTGAGAGCAAAGTGCCTGGCGAGGGACTGTACTCAGTTAATGctgttcctccctccttccctcccatcctaccttccttcctttgtttctatttcttttattgaggtaacactgGTTTATAACACTATGTATGTTCCATGTGTACAACATTGTATTTCGACTTCTACATAcactacagtgtgctcaccaccaaaaactGTTTCCACCTGTCACAATACGGTTGCTCCCCTTTACCCATTGCCCTCCTCCCACACCCCCGCCCCTCTGGtgaccactactctgttctctgcatgtacatattttgtttggtttggtctgttcacttattttgtttgtttgtattttatattccacatatgagtgaaatcatacagtatttgtctttctccatctgatatctcacttagcacagtacccatccatgttgcagcaaatggcgagatttcatcttttttaatggctgagcaatattcctctgtgtgtgtgtgtgtgtgtgtgtgtgtgtgtgtctatacacacatataccatatcttctttatccattctttcatctgt is part of the Kogia breviceps isolate mKogBre1 chromosome 7, mKogBre1 haplotype 1, whole genome shotgun sequence genome and harbors:
- the LDLRAD3 gene encoding low-density lipoprotein receptor class A domain-containing protein 3 isoform X3, with translation MWLLGPLCLLLSSAAAKAKSKCGPTFFPCASGIHCIIGRFRCNGFEDCPDGSDEENCTANPLLCSTARYHCKNGLCIDKSFICDGQNNCQDNSDEESCESSQEPGSGQVFVTSENQLVYYPSITYAIIGSSVIFVLVVALLALVLHHQRKRNNLMTLPVHRLQHPVLLSRLVVLDHPHRCNVTYNVNNGIQYVASQAEQNASEVGSPPSYSEALLDQRPAWYDLPPPPYSSDTESLNQAYLPPYRSRSGSANSTSSHAASSLLSMEDTGHSPRQPGPQEGTTEPRDSAPSQGTEEV
- the LDLRAD3 gene encoding low-density lipoprotein receptor class A domain-containing protein 3 isoform X1, which produces MWLLGPLCLLLSSAAESQLLPGNNFTNECNIPGNFMCSNGRCIPGAWQCDGLPDCFDKSDEKECPKAKSKCGPTFFPCASGIHCIIGRFRCNGFEDCPDGSDEENCTANPLLCSTARYHCKNGLCIDKSFICDGQNNCQDNSDEESCESSQEPGSGQVFVTSENQLVYYPSITYAIIGSSVIFVLVVALLALVLHHQRKRNNLMTLPVHRLQHPVLLSRLVVLDHPHRCNVTYNVNNGIQYVASQAEQNASEVGSPPSYSEALLDQRPAWYDLPPPPYSSDTESLNQAYLPPYRSRSGSANSTSSHAASSLLSMEDTGHSPRQPGPQEGTTEPRDSAPSQGTEEV
- the LDLRAD3 gene encoding low-density lipoprotein receptor class A domain-containing protein 3 isoform X2 produces the protein MFISESQLLPGNNFTNECNIPGNFMCSNGRCIPGAWQCDGLPDCFDKSDEKECPKAKSKCGPTFFPCASGIHCIIGRFRCNGFEDCPDGSDEENCTANPLLCSTARYHCKNGLCIDKSFICDGQNNCQDNSDEESCESSQEPGSGQVFVTSENQLVYYPSITYAIIGSSVIFVLVVALLALVLHHQRKRNNLMTLPVHRLQHPVLLSRLVVLDHPHRCNVTYNVNNGIQYVASQAEQNASEVGSPPSYSEALLDQRPAWYDLPPPPYSSDTESLNQAYLPPYRSRSGSANSTSSHAASSLLSMEDTGHSPRQPGPQEGTTEPRDSAPSQGTEEV